A region from the Metarhizium brunneum chromosome 7, complete sequence genome encodes:
- the ctnnbl1 gene encoding Beta-catenin-like protein 1, translating into MASIDDIFKKSGVPSKRKLEAIKDPNEIYKSTKLSVNGSNRRAHVQDQPNDDDEAGPQPDDDHDFGPSMPPDNEDEDGDDEEGRFFGGGISKQESQMLDFVDEAGEADQAPDKIDATWLRKTVLNFEKHITKNAELRAKYEGDPQKFISSEADLDADIKGLSILSEHPELYPDFVKLGSVNSLVGLLAHENTDIAIDSIEIIGELTDEDVSAEDEQWNALVDALIEADLVGLVVSNFSRLNEDDEADRNGVYYALGIIENLCSRAATATRVCQDDSLLKWLLQRVQRKESLVTQNKQYAAEILAILAQASPENCLQLSNLDTIDKLLQLVATYRRRDPDKGGEEEEFMENLFEALTCLVDQPSGKAKFLDAEGVELCLIMLKEGKMSKAPALRLLDHAAGGATGAEVCLKIVEAGGLKGIFTLFNKTQDHRLLGHLISLFASMLRLLPASSAERIRTLAKFVEKDYEKTSKMVRLHREYFSRVKRAEEEFARQEAPDEKEAEIELLSQRLDAGLHTLQQIDVALAWLVAEDTGASKKIKQLLAERDEDVSALASVLSEQQRGLDTSEDDSKDLSEMLGTLIQFLQ; encoded by the exons atggccagcatTGATGATATTTTCAAG AAATCTGGCGTACCCAGCAAAAGGAAACTCGAAGCCATCAAAGATCCAA ATGAAATCTACAAGTCCACCAAACTCAGCGTCAATGGATCAAACCGCCGCGCCCATGTCCAAGACCAACCcaacgatgatgacgaagccgGTCCACAGCCTGACGACGACCATGATTTCGGGCCCTCCATGCCGCCAGAcaatgaagacgaagatggagatgatgaggaaggTCGCTTCTTCGGCGGTGGTATAAGCAAACAAGAATCACAGATGCTCGATTTCGTCGACGAGGCTGGCGAGGCGGATCAGGCCCCAGACAAGATTGATGCCACATGGTTGCGCAAGACGGTCCTAAACTTCGAAAAGCACATTACCAAAAACGCCGAGCTACGAGCGAAATACGAGGGCGATCCCCAAAAGTTCATAAGCAGCGAGGCCGATCTCGATGCCGATATCAAGGGCCTATCCATTCTATCGGAGCATCCAGAGCTGTACCCAGACTTTGTAAAGTTAGGCTCCGTCAACAGTTTAGTAGGCCTACTAGCCCATGAAAACACAGACATTGCCATTGATTCCATAGAAATCATTGGCGAATTAACCGACGAGGATGTATCAGCCGAGGATGAGCAATGGAATGCCCTAGTGGATGCATTAATCGAGGCAGATCTCGTGGGACTCGTCGTCTCCAACTTTTCACGGCTcaacgaagacgatgaagcaGACCGCAACGGCGTTTACTACGCTCTCGGGATAATAGAAAACCTTTGCTCCCGAGCCGCTACCGCCACACGAGTATGTCAAGACGACAGTCTACTGAAGTGGCTACTGCAACGAGTCCAGCGCAAAGAATCCCTCGTGACCCAAAACAAACAATATGCTGCTGAAAttctcgccatcctcgcTCAAGCGTCTCCGGAAAACTGCCTACAACTCTCTAACCTTGACACAATCGACAAGCTCCTGCAGCTGGTCGCTACTTACCGACGGCGAGACCCGGACAAAGGtggcgaggaggaagaattCATGGAGAACCTCTTTGAGGCATTAACATGTCTTGTCGACCAGCCCTCCGGTAAAGCAAAATTCCTGGACGCAGAAGGCGTAGAACTATGTTTAATTATGCTGAAAGAGGGGAAAATGAGCAAGGCACCGGCACTACGACTGCTGGACCACGCGGCGGGGGGTGCAACTGGTGCCGAAGTGTGTCTGAAGATTGTAGAAGCGGGTGGTCTCAAGGGCATATTCACATTATTCAACAAAACTCAGGATCATCGGTTGTTGGGCCACCTGATAAGTCTATTTGCATCCATGCTGCGCCTATTGCCCGCTTCCTCGGCCGAGAGGATACGCACATTGGCCAAGTTTGTGGAGAAGGACTATGAAAAGACGAGCAAGATGGTCAGATTACACCGAGAGTATTTCTCACGAGTGAAGAGGGCAGAGGAGGAATTCGCGCGGCAAGAGGCACCAGATGAGAAAGAGGCCGAGATTGAGCTGCTCTCGCAGAGGCTAGACGCCGGCCTGCACACCCTGCAGCAGATTGACGTCGCGCTCGCATGGCTAGTGGCAGAAGACACGGGCGCATCCAAAAAGATCAAGCAGCTCCTCGCCGAGCGAGACGAGGACGTCTCGGCCCTCGCGAGCGTCCTGTCCGAACAGCAGCGTGGGCTCGACACATCAGAAGATGATAGCAAGGATCTCAGCGAAATGCTGGGCACGCTCATACAATTCCTGCAGTAA
- the vma-10 gene encoding V-type proton ATPase subunit G, with amino-acid sequence MSAQNSAGIQTLLDAEREASKIVQKAREFRTKRVREARDEAKKEIADYKASKEEEFKKFEAEHSRGNQQAEEEASKEADKEIQIIKEAGSKGQAGVVKNLLSAVFDVQPVAPEKE; translated from the exons ATG TCTGCCCAGAACTCTGCAGGCATCCAGACGCTCCTTGAT GCTGAGCGGGAAGCATCCAAGATTGTGCAAAAAG CACGAGAAT TCCGCACCAAGCGCGTCCGCGAGGCTCGTGAcgaggcgaagaaggagattgCAGATTACAAAGCttccaaggaggaggagttTAAAAAATTCGAAGCCGAA CACAGCAGGGGAAACCAGCAggctgaggaggaggcgTCCAAGGAGGCCGACAAGGAGATCCAGATTATTAAGGAGGCCGGGTCGAAGGGACAGGCGGGCGTGGTGAAGAACCTCCTTAGCGCGGTGTTTGACGTGCAGCCCGTTGCGCCAGAGAAGGAGTAG
- the pet117 gene encoding Protein pet117 yields the protein MSRASKLTLAGTSLFAACTIGFVHFQQKWEKEAMHEGVVRDMEQQRVKRERQLDFDMQRALEAEYKQHQTVRDSTAEMDAKDAPPR from the exons ATGTCGCGCGCATCCAAGCTCACCTTGGCGGGGACGTCGCTGTTCGCCGCCTGCACCATCGGCTTCGTGCACTTCCAGCAGAAGTGGGAGAAGGAG GCGATGCACGAGGGAGTCGTCCGCGACATGGAGCAGCAGCGCGTCAAGCGCGAGCGGCAGCTCGACTTCGACATGCAGAGGGCCCTCGAGGCAGAGTACaagcagcaccagacggTGCGTGACTCGACGGCTGAAATGGATGCCAAGGACGCGCCGCCGCGATGA
- the RPB2 gene encoding DNA-directed RNA polymerase II subunit RPB2, giving the protein MADYEEDYDYLTYDGDDDEGITPEDCWTVISSFFDTKGLVSQQTDSFDEFTQTTIQDLVNEYSTITLDQPNPPSAAGEKVALRRYEIKFGTVMVSRPTISETDGTVTSLLPYECRDRNLTYASPLYINITKKVSRAVEQDIPLKELDDAQREELKRTGEMPTKLVWELEESAEDDDTGKSEDWKNMVFVGKLPIMVKSKICHLSREQEDSLFMVNECPYDQGGYFVINGSEKVLIAQERSAANIVQVFKKAQPSPYTYTAEIRSALEKGSRLISSLSLKLYGKGDSARGGFGQTIHTTLPFVKSDLPIAIVFRALGVVSDEDILNHICYDRKDSQMLEMLRPCIEEAFCVQDREVALDFIGKRGNRDQAGLGRDKRVRVAKDILQKETLPHISQTEGSETRKAFFLGYMVHKLLQCALGRREPDDRDHFGKKRLDLAGPLLAKLFRGIIRRMNTELSNYLRRCVEGNRHFNLAVGIKPGTLSNGLKYSLATGNWGDQKKAMSSTAGVSQVLNRYTFASTLSHLRRTNTPIGRDGKLAKPRQLHNTHWGLVCPAETPEGQACGLVKNLSLMCYVSVGSPAEPLIEFMINRGMEVVEEYEPLRYPHATKIFVNGVWVGVHQDPKHLVSQVLDTRRKSYLQYEVSLVREIRDQEFKIFSDAGRVMRPVFTVQQEDDPETGIEKGHLVLTKELVNKLAKEQAEPPEDPSEKIGWEGLIRAGAVEYLDAEEEETSMICMTPEDLELYRLQKAGVALDDDIGDDLNKRLKTKTNPTTHMYTHCEIHPSMILGICASIIPFPDHNQSPRNTYQSAMGKQAMGFFLTNYSRRMDTMANILYYPQKPLATTRSMEFLKFRELPAGQNAIVAIACYSGYNQEDSVIMNQSSIDRGLFRSLFFRSYSDQEKKVGLNYTEVFEKPFHQSTLRMKHGTYDKLDDDGIVAPGVRVSGEDIIIGKTAPIDQESQDLGTRTSVHQRRDISTPLRSTENGIVDSVILTVNADNVKYVKVRVRTTKIPQIGDKFASRHGQKGTIGVTYRQEDMPFTREGVTPDIIINPHAIPSRMTIAHLIECLLSKVSTLEGMEGDATPFTDVTVDSVSELLRKHGYQSRGFEIMYNGHTGKKLRAQVFFGPTYYQRLRHMVDDKIHARARGPVQIMTRQPVEGRARDGGLRFGEMERDCMIAHGAAAFLKERLFEVSDAFRVHICEICGLMTPIANLSKQSFECRPCKNKTKIAQIHIPYAAKLLFQELQSMNIAARMFTNRSGASIR; this is encoded by the exons atggcggaCTACGAGGAGGATTACGACTATTTAACTtatgatggcgacgacgacgagggcatcACCCCCGAGGACTGCTGGACCGTCATCTCGTCCTTTTTTGATACCAAGGGCCTTGTTTCGCAGCAGACTGATTCCTTCGACGAGTTTACACAGACGACGATACAGGACCTTGTCAACGAATATTCCACCATCACACTCGACCAACCGAACCCTCCATCAGCCGCGGGAGAAAAAGTTGCCCTCCGCCGATATGAGATCAAATTCGGAACCGTCATGGTGTCACGTCCGACCATCAGCGAAACCGACGGAACTGTGACGTCGCTGCTGCCGTACGAGTGTCGTGACCGAAACTTGACTTATGCAAGTCCTCTCTACATCAACATTACTAAGAAGGTCTCCAGGGCTGTTGAGCAAGATATACCCCTCAAAGAGTTGGATGACGCTCAACGTGAGGAGCTGAAGAGGACCGGTGAAATGCCTACAAAGCTTGTCTGGGAACTCGAGGAATccgccgaggacgatgacACTGGCAAGTCGGAGGACTGGAAGAACATGGTGTTTGTTGGAAAACTTCCCATCATGGTCAAATCCAAGATTTGCCACTTGAGTCGCGAGCAGGAGGACAGCTTGTTCATGGTCAATGAATGTCCCTACGACCAGGGTGGTTACTTCGTCATCAATGGCAGCGAAAAGGTCCTTATTGCCCAGGAACGCTCTGCCGCCAACATCGTCCAGGTTTTCAAGAAGGCTCAGCCTAGCCCGTACACGTACACTGCTGAAATCAGAAGTGCGTTGGAGAAGGGCTCACGTCTTATTTCGAGCTTGTCACTTAAGCTATACGGCAAGGGCGACTCCGCTCGTGGTGGCTTTGGTCAAACCATTCACACCACTCTTCCCTTTGTAAAATCCGATCTACCAATTGCCATCGTCTTCCGTGCCTTGGGTGTTGTGTCTGACGAGGACATTCTCAACCACATCTGCTACGACAGAAAGGACAGCCAGATGCTGGAGATGCTTCGACCATGCATCGAAGAGGCCTTCTGTGTCCAGGACAGAGAAGTTGCTCTCGACTTTATCGGAAAGCGAGGTAACCGAGACCAGGCCGGCTTGGGCAGAGACAAACGCGTTCGTGTTGCCAAGGACATTTTGCAGAAGGAGACGCTTCCTCACATCTCCCAAACCGAAGGCAGCGAGACGAGAAAAGCCTTCTTCCTGGGCTACATGGTTCATAAGCTCCTCCAATGCGCTCTCGGACGACGTGAGCCCGATGACCGTGATCACTTTGGCAAGAAGCGTTTGGACCTGGCTGGTCCCCTTTTGGCCAAGCTCTTCCGCGGCATCATTCGCAGAATGAATACGGAATTGTCCAATTATTTGCGAAGATGCGTTGAAGGTAACCGTCATTTCAACTTGGCAGTTGGTATCAAGCCTGGAACACTTTCCAACGGTTTGAAATATTCCCTTGCCACTGGCAACTGGGGAGATCAGAAGAAGGCCATGAGTTCGACTGCCGGCGTGTCCCAAGTGTTGAATAGGTATACTTTTGCTTCGACACTCTCTCACTTGCGACGAACCAACACACCAATTGGTAGAGATGGTAAGCTCGCTAAACCGCGTCAGCTGCACAACACACACTGGGGCTTGGTCTGTCCGGCCGAGACGCCAGAAGGTCAGGCTTGCGGCCTGGTCAAGAACCTGTCATTGATGTGTTACGTCAGTGTGGGTTCACCGGCCGAGCCATTGATTGAATTCATGATCAACCGTGGCATGGAAGTGGTAGAAGAGTACGAGCCGCTGAGATATCCCCATGCCACCAAGATCTTTGTCAATGGTGTTTGGGTTGGTGTACACCAAGATCCTAAGCACCTGGTCAGTCAAGTCTTGGATACTAGACGAAAGTCGTATCTGCAGTACGAGGTGTCTCTCGTCCGAGAAATCAGGGATCAAGAGTTCAAGATTTTCTCCGACGCTGGCCGAGTTATGAGACCAGTGTTTACTGTGCAGCAAGAAGATGATCCCGAGACGGGCATTGAAAAAGGCCATCTCGTTTTGACCAAAGAGTTGGTTAACAAGCTTGCTAAAGAACAAGCTGAACCACCCGAAGACCCAAGCGAGAAAATTGGCTGGGAAGGACTGATTcgtgccggcgccgtcgagtACCTCGatgccgaagaagaagagacatCAATGATCTGCATGACGCCAGAAGATCTTGAGCTGTATCGTCTGCAGAAAGCCGGTGTTGCTCTTGATGACGATATTGGAGATGACCTGAATAAGCGtctcaagaccaagaccaacccCACAACGCACATGTATACGCATTGTGAAATTCACCCCAGTATGATTCTTGGTATTTGCGCTAGTATTATTCCCTTCCCCGATCACAATCAG TCACCTCGTAACACCTATCAATCCGCCATGGGTAAACAAGCCATGGGTTTCTTCCTCACCAATTACTCTCGCCGTATGGACACCATGGCAAATATTCTCTATTATCCCCAGAAACCTCTGGCCACCACTCGATCCATGGAGTTTCTCAAGTTCCGTGAGCTGCCTGCTGGCCAAAATGCTATCGTCGCTATTGCCTGCTACTCGGGTTATAACCAGGAGGATTCCGTCATTATGAATCAGAGCAGTATCGACAGAGGCCTGTTCCGTAGTCTGTTCTTCCGTTCATACTCCgatcaagaaaagaaagttGGTTTGAACTACACGGAAGTATTTGAGAAACCATTCCATCAGAGTACTCTTCGTATGAAGCACGGAACATATGACAAacttgacgatgatggtaTCGTCGCACCCGGCGTGAGGGTATCCGGGGAGGACATCATTATTGGCAAGACGGCGCCCATTGATCAAGAGAGCCAAGACCTGGGAACCAGAACCAGCGTCCATCAGAGACGTGACATCTCCACACCGCTGAGAAGCACGGAGAATGGCATTGTGGACTCGGTCATCCTCACAGTTAATGCCGACAATGTCAAGTACGTCAAGGTTCGTGTCCGAACAACAAAAATCCCACAAATTGGCGACAAGTTTGCTTCTCGTCACGGTCAAAAGGGAACCATTGGTGTCACTTACCGACAGGAGGACATGCCATTTACACGGGAGGGTGTGACGCCAGACATCATTATCAACCCGCACGCCATTCCATCTCGAATGACAATTGCTCACTTGATCGAGTGTCTGTTGAGTAAGGTGTCGACATTGGAAGGTATGGAGGGTGATGCCACACCATTTACTGATGTGACGGTGGACTCTGTATCTGAACTGCTGCGCAAACACGGTTACCAGTCCAGAGGATTTGAAATCATGTACAACGGCCATACCGGCAAGAAGCTGAGAGCACAGGTGTTCTTTGGGCCTACATATTACCAGCGACTCCGTCATATGGTGGACGACAAGATCCACGCGCGTGCTCGTGGACCTGTGCAAATCATGACACGGCAGCCAGTGGAGGGTCGTGCTAGAGATGGTGGCCTGCGATTCGGAGAAATGGAGCGTGATTGTATGATTGCTCATGGTGCAGCTGCCTTCCTGAAGGAGCGACTGTTCGAAGTATCAGATGCCTTCCGAGTCCACATATGTGAGATTTGCGGGCTAATGACACCCATTGC AAATCTTTCAAAGCAATCGTTCGAATGCCGACCCTGTAAGAACAAGACCAAGATTGCCCAGATCCACATTCCCTATGCTGCCAAGCTGTTGTTCCAAGAACTTCAGTCCATGAACATTGCAGCAAGAATGTTTACCAACAGGTCCGGCGCATCTATCCGATAA
- the prlL_7 gene encoding MFS transporter prlL, whose translation MDPSASSTATNTARLSADSTRPAEDAVFDYLPASQEEYAAVEKELVRRIDWTLMPVMISMIVLNYLDRNALPNARIQGIEKDLHLQGNQFNICISVLFAGYLTLQIPSNLILTRVRPSIYLPTCMALWGVVSASTAAVHDFRGLVICRFFLGFLEAPFFPGALFLLSSWYTPRELATRTAVMYTGSLLSSAFGGLVGAGVQYGLDGARGLHAWQWMFVIEGAATVAVSLASIFVLPDFPATTAWLSSQQRAVAMHRLRVHSGSVDEEKGSVLQGLRMALLDYKVWLLTLIVILKTSAAAVTAFIPTLVATFNFGKIESLLMTAPPYVFAAVVAMAVSVASDKLEERYWHLVCPLAVGMVGFIVAACTHSLAPRYFSLFLMLGGVYGCFDITYAWLSSTLPRPLEKRSAAFAITNMVGNIAQVYSPYLYDKSTGPQYLPAMISNSAFVFGSMVAATALLFCLKWENRKLDEAEAVLDEEPRREDDAPAKSTSIVESRFEGTVKLNRGFRYML comes from the exons ATGGATCCCTCAGCAAGCAGCACCGCGACCAACACAGCTCGACTGTCTGCCGATTCGACCCGACCAGCTGAAGATGCCGTCTTTGACTACCTGCCAGCCTCGCAGGAGGAGTATGCCGCCGTAGAGAAGGAGTTGGTGCGCCGGATCGACTGGACCCTGATGCCCGTCATGATTTCCATGATTGTTCTGAA CTATCTCGATCGCAACGCACTGCCCAATGCGCGCATCCAAGGCATCGAGAAGGACCTCCATCTGCAAGGGAACCAGTTCAACATCTGCATCTCGGTCCTGTTCGCAGGCTATCTGACTCTGCAAATCCCCTCCAACCTCATCCTCACCCGGGTCAGGCCGAGCATCTATCTGCCCACATGCATGGCCCTCTGGGGCGTCGTCTCGGcatccaccgccgccgtccatgACTTCAGGGGACTCGTCATATGCCGCTTCTTTCTGGGCTTCCTCGAAgcccccttcttccctggCGCGCTCTTCCTGCTGTCGAGCTGGTACACGCCGCGCGAGCTGGCCACGCGAACGGCCGTCATGTACACGGGGAGCCTGCTCTCCAGCgcctttggcggcctcgtcggcgccggtgTGCAGTACGGCCTCGATGGCGCCCGGGGCCTGCACGCATGGCAGTGGATGTTTGTCATCGAGGGCGCCGCGACCGTGGCCGTGTCCCTGGCGTCCATCTTCGTTCTGCCCGATTTCCCAGCGACCACGGCGTGGCTGTCGAGCCAGCAGAGGGCGGTTGCCATGCACAGACTGCGCGTGCACAGCGGgagcgtcgacgaggaaaaggGCTCCGTGCTGCAGGGCCTCAGGATGGCGCTTTTGGACTACAAGGTCTGGCTGCTGACGCTGATTGTCATTCTCAAGacgtccgccgccgctgtCACGGCCTTTATCCCCACGCTGGTGGCTACATTCAACTTTGGCAAGATCGAATCGCTGCTCATGACGGCTCCGCCGTATGTGTTTGCCGCTGTTGTTGCCATGGCAGTCTCCGTGGCGAGCGACAAGCTGGAGGAGCGGTACTGGCACCTCGTTTGCCCGCTGGCCGTTGGCATGGTCGGCTTCATCGTTGCCGCGTGTACTCATTCGTTGGCGCCGAGATATTTCTCCCTGTTCCTCATGCTGGGTGGCGTGTACGGATGCTTCGACATTACGTATGCTTGGCTGTCGTCGACT TTGCCCCGACCCCTGGAGAAGCGCTCGGCAGCCTTCGCCATCACGAACATGGTCGGCAACATTGCCCAGGTCTACTCGCCCTACCTGTATGACAAATCGACGGGGCCGCAATACCTGCCTGCCATGATTTCCAACAGCGCTTTTGTATTCGGATCTATGGTGGCTGCTACTGCGCTGCTCTTTTGCTTGAAATGGGAAAATCGGAAGCTTgatgaggccgaggccgtccTTGATGAGGAGCCACGCCGAGAGGACGATGCTCCGGCCAAGAGTACCAGTATTGTGGAGTCTAGATTCGAAGGAACTGTAAAGTTGAATAGAGGCTTTAGATACATGCTTTAG
- the TSG101 gene encoding Tumor susceptibility 101 protein encodes MPVQQHVLNWLYSVLTSEYHDVNRTYHDVAQALTQYPTLSPRTDVHTFSNGSSALLLHITGTIPVNFRGNTYRFPISIWVPHAYPREPPLVYVTPTDNMMVRPGQHVDPQGQVYHPYLVGWAQFWDKSNIHDFMSVLSDIFAKEPPVVSRQATQPQPQQPPIQAPPPVPPLPPEMAPRPPQTLQSSTNGSRPPPPPPPKEDQTPQTSTHPASPSSDTTVRTSSVPSRYESAPPLPTQAPASPPVVRHAQPSSQFQQLSQQQQQQQQHTQPPTGHWLPHGPHSSSQNPPYSAQQVPSHQLPPQWQALGPPPPGYAVAPGVGMPPHIQQPLVQQPAPPPPNILDEPLTLDIPEATTVAPPPIPPNPEKDNLLRQIAQTLYVIRQRSRQQNDSTMAGLQGQRSAMQNAMAGIQSESSQLTQLSNVLTSNTTILHDALRKADAVIDGSRSHPAPDIDELLVAPTIVSNQLYNLVAEEKALGDAIFMLGRAVERGRISPAVFAKMTRSLAREWYLKKALVRKIGQGMGMASA; translated from the exons ATGCCAGTACAGCAACATGTTCTCAACTGGCTGTACAGCGTTCTAACCAGT GAATATCACGACGTCAACCGCACATACCATGATGTCGCCCAAGCGTTGACACAGTATCCCACGCTCTCCCCGCGCACCGACGTACATA CCTTCTCCAACGGCTCCAGCGCGCTTCTACTCCATATCACCGGCACGATACCCGTCAACTTTCGCGGAAATACATATCGATTCCCGATTTCAATATGGGTCCCTCACGCTTACCCTCGCGAGCCGCCGCTCGTCTATGTCACGCCAACCGACAACATGATGGTTCGTCCAGGGCAGCATGTTGACCCTCAGGGGCAGGTGTACCACCCATATCTGGTGGGATGGGCACAATTTTGGGAT AAATCAAATATTCACGACTTCATGTCAGTTTTATCCGATATATTTGCCAAAGAGCCCCCGGTTGTATCCAGACAAGCGACTCAACCACAACCGCAGCAACCACCTATTCAAGCACCACCTCCGGTCCCCCCTCTGCCCCCGGAGATGGCACCTCGACCGCCGCAAACACTTCAGAGCTCGACAAACGGCTCccgtccgccgccgccgcctccgccaaAGGAAGATCAAACACCCCAAACCTCCACCCACCCAGCCTCTCCTTCGTCAGATACGACCGTGCGCACGTCCTCTGTCCCATCCCGATATGAATCAGCACCGCCGCTTCCCACCCAAGCACCAGCATCACCGCCCGTTGTACGACATGCTCAACCTTCCTCTCAGTTCCAACAACTctcgcagcagcagcagcagcagcagcagcatacaCAACCTCCTACGGGACATTGGCTTCCACATGGACCGCATAGCTCATCTCAAAACCCGCCGTATTCGGCACAGCAAGTGCCGTCTCACCAGCTTCCACCACAATGGCAAGCTCTAggaccaccaccacctggATATGCTGTAGCCCCTGGGGTAGGAATGCCACCACATATTCAGCAGCCTCTAGTACAGCAACCtgctcctccccctccaaaCATCCTTGATGAACCACTCACTCTCGACATTCCCGAAGCCACGACCGTAGCGCCTCCCCCAATACCACCAAATCCCGAAAAGGACAACCTCTTGCGACAAATTGCCCAGACCCTGTATGTTATTCGACAGCGGTCTCGACAACAGAATGATTCCACCATGGCAGGGCTTCAGGGGCAGCGAAGCGCCATGCAGAATGCCATGGCTGGTATTCAATCCGAATCGAGCCAGCTCACTCAGCTATCTAATGTGCTTACGTCGAACACGACCATTCTCCACGACGCTTTACGGAAGGCAGACGCGGTTATTGATGGGTCAAGAAGCCACCCTGCGCCTGATATCGACGAGCTCCTCGTGGCTCCGACAATCGTGTCTAATCAACTGTATAATTTGGTGGCCGAGGAGAAGGCCCTCGGAGACGCCATTTTCATGCTGGGCAGGGCTGTTGAACGGGGCCGGATTTCCCCGGCCGTATTCGCAAAGATGACACGGTCGTTAGCAAGAGAATGGTACCTCAAGAAGGCATTGGTGAGAAAGATTGGCCAAGGCATGGGCATGGCGTCAGCATAG
- the BNA2_2 gene encoding Indoleamine 2,3-dioxygenase, giving the protein MLPPVPVLADYGLSPRHGFLPETLPLTHLPDPYYNKWEAIAANLQALVLSRRLRSVIDHLPVLSTIGLEHEAEWRRAYSLLCFMAHAYIWGGDAPADRLPMAISVPLLEISDHLEVPPVATYAAVCLWNFKPVFMDEDIDNMENLATLNTFTGSIDESWFYLISVAIEARGAPILDLMLTAIAAARKDDAKTVTRCLVGFAELLTDLTNILVRMHESCDPTVFYHRVRPFLAGSKNMAEAGLPHGVLYDEGTGAEKHRQYSGGSNAQSSLIQFFDIVLGIQHLPTGERQNPASSESEPEAGGRHAAPSRNNFIQEMRRYMPGPHARFLADVSRVANIRDFVQANKPNRQLCLAYDACLAMLSAFRDKHIAIVTRYIITPSREARARGRSQSRKRVNLAAASASAAQAKKGQTGTGGTALIPFLKQARDETGEPAVEEWTRRFMKRKLKAEYQADAVFSKADKGAVETDVDVKGLAGSWTMDDEGGGICSF; this is encoded by the coding sequence ATGCTGCCTCCTGTCCCCGTTCTCGCCGATTACGGCCTATCTCCCAGACATGGCTTCTTGCCCGAGACCCTTCCATTGACGCACCTACCCGATCCTTACTACAACAAGTGGGAGGCCATCGCGGCCAATCTGCAAGCCCTCGTCTTGTCCCGTCGCCTCCGCAGCGTCATCGACCACCTACCCGTCCTCTCTACCATAGGCCTCGAACACGAAGCAGAATGGCGCCGTGCGTATTCCCTGCTCTGCTTCATGGCCCACGCATACATCTGGGGGGGTGACGCGCCGGCCGACCGACTTCCCATGGCCATTTCTGTGCCCTTGCTCGAAATATCCGACCACCTCGAGGTTCCCCCCGTTGCGACCTACGCCGCCGTCTGCTTGTGGAATTTCAAGCCCGTCTTCATGGATGAAGACATTGACAACATGGAAAATCTGGCCACGCTGAATACATTTACCGGATCCATCGACGAGTCGTGGTTCTACCTCATCTCGGTGGCCATCGAGGCCCGCGGCGCCCCCATTCTCGACTTGATGCTCACGGCCATTGCCGCGGCAAGAAAGGACGACGCGAAGACGGTGACGCGGTGCCTCGTTGGCTTCGCCGAGCTGTTGACCGACCTGACGAACATCCTGGTTCGGATGCACGAGAGCTGCGACCCGACCGTCTTCTACCACCGCGTCCGCCCGTTCCTCGCGGGCAGCAAGAACATGGCCGAGGCGGGCCTGCCGCACGGCGTGCTGTACGACGAGGGCACCGGGGCGGAAAAGCACCGCCAGTACAGCGGCGGGAGCAACGCGCAGAGCAGCCTGATCCAGTTCTTCGACatcgtcctcggcatccAGCACCTGCCGACCGGGGAGAGGCAGAACCCGGCCTCGTCCGAGTCGGAGCCCGAAGCCGGGGGCCGCCACGCCGCCCCCAGCAGGAACAACTTCATCCAGGAGATGCGGCGGTACATGCCGGGCCCGCACGCGCGCTTCCTCGCCGACGTCTCGCGGGTCGCCAACATCCGCGACTTTGTGCAGGCCAACAAGCCCAACCGGCAGCTGTGCCTCGCCTACGACGCCTGCCTCGCCATGCTGAGCGCCTTTCGAGACAAGCACATTGCCATTGTGACGCGGTACATCATCACGCCGTCGAGGGAGGCCCGCGCGCGCGGCCGCTCGCAGAGCAGGAAGCGCGtcaacctcgccgccgcgtcggcgtcggcggcccAGGCAAAGAAGGGGCAGACGGGCACCGGCGGCACCGCGCTGATCCCCTTCCTCAAGCAGGCGAGGGACGAGACGGGCGAGCCGGCCGTCGAGGAGTGGACGCGCCGCTTCATGAAGAGGAAGCTCAAGGCCGAGTACCAGGCCGACGCTGTCTTTTCCAAGGCCGACAAGGGCGCTGTCGAGACGGACGTGGACGTCAAGGGGCTCGCGGGCTCGTGGACCATGGATGACGAGGGAGGCGGTATTTGTTCGTTTTGA